The Aeoliella mucimassa genome includes the window CGACCTGGGTATCAATTAAGCCTGGATTTACGGCATTTACTCGGATCCCTTTTTTGATGGACTCCAGAGCCGCGGTGCGCGTTAGACCAACCACCCCATGCTTCGAGGCAATGTACGAAGCAATGCCGGGGTTGCCAGTCAAAGCCCCTACCGATGCATTGTTGACGATGGCTCCGCTACCCTGCTTCTCCATCTGCCGCAACTCGTGGTGCAGACAGCTCCAGACGCCTCGCAGGTTGATTCCGATCACGCGTTCCCATTCAGCGAGGTTGCTCTCGGCAATCGGAGCGATGTTAGCCATCACTCCAGCGTTGTTGAACGCGACGTCAAGCCGCCCATACTCGGCAACCGTTTTCTCGACCATCGCGGCCACCGAGTCGTCGTCGCTTACGTCGCATCCAACGGCCAGAGTGTTGTAGCCTTCAGCGGCTAGCTGTTCTGCTTGTTGTTTGACAACATCCTCTCGGTAGTCAGCCATCACCACCGCGGCCCCCGCTTCGGCAAACGCCTTGGCTGCAGCGAGTCCCATGCCCGAAGCCGCGCCGGTCACCAGAGCGACTTTGTTTTCAAAGCTAATATTCATCCGTTTCTCCTGTTTTACTCTGCTGACTCGGTGCGTGGCGCAACTCGTACGGTGGCCGCCCGTGCTCGATCGCTAATCATCGATCCGAGATAAGGGCTGCCGCTGTACTTGGCCTGATAGGCTTGGTCGATTCGGTCGTTGATCGGTCCATCGACCCCCTCGAAGGCAACGTCGTAGCTGCTGCCTGCCGCGGTGATCTTACCTGCTTTCTGACGGATCGCTGCTTGATACCACCGCGACTGGGGCCCGTTATATCCTCGAACGTAGAGATCGTCGTCAACTCTTACCGACCAGATCCAGGTTAGTGTTCCGTGGGTCTTGCCGTCGTCGCGAAACGGAGCAATATGCAGGTCGTCTTTCTCGGCAATCGCGTCGATGATTTTGGGAGGCCACTTGTTCATTGTACATTCCTTCACACATTCATCCATTAACACTATTAGTTCAGCAACATACAAGAGTGTCAGTTCGCCTCTTGACGTTGTTCAAACACCTGCTTCACGACACGCATCGCCGAGAACACCCGCGGCCAGCCCGCATAGAAGGCGAGCTGAGTCAATACTTCCGAAGCTTCCGTTTGGGTCAACCCGTAATCCATCGCTCGATTGAGGTGGAAGGTCACCTGCTCCGATTGACCCGAGGCAATCAGCGCGCTGACGGTCACCAGACTGCGGTCGCGCGGAGCAAGATGGGGACGCAGCCAGATTTCACGAAACAGAGGCTCTGCAGTGTACTGCACAACCCCAGGCGACACGTTGCCGTAAGTCGCTTCCACGAACCCCGCCCGCTGCGATTCTGCTTGCTCATCGAGCGGCAGCAGGTCGACCTTTGCCGCTGGCAATTGGTCTTGCTCCACGCCACACTCGGCAAACACTTTTCGCACAGGTTCGACCGCCGCCAAGGCGTTGCCCCATCCAGTGTAGAAAGCCAAGTGAGTGATGATCTCCGATACTTCAGCAGGTGTCACTCCATTGTTGAGTGCCAAGCGAACCTCGGCTTCGAGCATTTCCGTCTGCCCACGAGCGATCACAGTCGCCAGGGTGACAATGCTGCGATCGCGCTTCGATAGTCCATCGCGGTTCCACACCTCGCCTTCAAGTTTATCGCGTGTGTAACTTGCCAAAGCGGGTGAGACTTGTTGAATATCATCGAAAGCAACTTGCATCTCATTGCTTTCCTTATCTGTGTCGTTCATGATCGCCTCCGATTCGGAACGAGGAACGTTAGCAGCTATCTCGCCAAGTGGCTGGTTGCATCCACCAGCCAACATGACGAGACACGTTAGAATTGATAGCAAGTGTCTTGTCATAGAGAACTCCTGCTGATTTTTAATGAAGCACAACATCGTTATGCTATAGGGTCGTGGTGTCGATCACGTAGCGGTAGCGTGCTTCTTTATTCACCACTTTGTCCCAGGCGTCATTCACTTGATCTGCAGGAATCACCTTGATTTGAGGCAGCAGCTGATTGTCGGCACAATAGTCCATCACTTCCTGCGTTTCAGGAATTCCACCGATGAGCGATCCGTTGAAGTTCACGCGATTGCGAATCATCAGGAAGTTGTTGATGGTGAGCTTCCCCTGCACCGGCATGCCCACCTGCGTGAACTCCTTGCGTGGCTTTAACGTCATGGCATAGGCAGCAACGTTGTAGTCGTAAGGAATCGTCGAGATCAGATAGTCGAGTGTTTGCTGATGGGCAAACAGCTTCGACTCGTCATCTACCACCACCACTTCGCTGGCACCAAAACCTTTGATGTCGTCTACTTTCGAAGGCGATGTGGTGAATGCGGTGACTTCAGCACCCTTCGATACCGCCAGCTTGATGGCCAAGTGGCCCAGCCCGCCGATACCAGCCACACCGACTTTCAGGCCGCTGGCGAGATCATTCCGCATCAACGGCGAGTAAGTCGTAATCCCGGCACATAGCAATGGAGCAGCATGCTGCAGGTCGATATGCTTGGGAATACGAATCGCAAAATGT containing:
- a CDS encoding alcohol dehydrogenase catalytic domain-containing protein — translated: MDGEQQHTRRDFIRTSTVAGAGTLLAGSKGVIAAPTGSEPENTKSKGLAARDKSGKLSTWAFQRRPLGDDDVLIDIKYCGICHSDIHQMRGHWGPQQYPQVPGHEIAGVVAAVGKNVTKFKVGDHAGVGCMVSSCLECNSCKQGEEHYCEKNQTVFTYGSPEKSSPTGITQGGYSSNIVVKQHFAIRIPKHIDLQHAAPLLCAGITTYSPLMRNDLASGLKVGVAGIGGLGHLAIKLAVSKGAEVTAFTTSPSKVDDIKGFGASEVVVVDDESKLFAHQQTLDYLISTIPYDYNVAAYAMTLKPRKEFTQVGMPVQGKLTINNFLMIRNRVNFNGSLIGGIPETQEVMDYCADNQLLPQIKVIPADQVNDAWDKVVNKEARYRYVIDTTTL
- a CDS encoding DUF2255 family protein is translated as MNKWPPKIIDAIAEKDDLHIAPFRDDGKTHGTLTWIWSVRVDDDLYVRGYNGPQSRWYQAAIRQKAGKITAAGSSYDVAFEGVDGPINDRIDQAYQAKYSGSPYLGSMISDRARAATVRVAPRTESAE
- a CDS encoding carboxymuconolactone decarboxylase family protein, which encodes MNDTDKESNEMQVAFDDIQQVSPALASYTRDKLEGEVWNRDGLSKRDRSIVTLATVIARGQTEMLEAEVRLALNNGVTPAEVSEIITHLAFYTGWGNALAAVEPVRKVFAECGVEQDQLPAAKVDLLPLDEQAESQRAGFVEATYGNVSPGVVQYTAEPLFREIWLRPHLAPRDRSLVTVSALIASGQSEQVTFHLNRAMDYGLTQTEASEVLTQLAFYAGWPRVFSAMRVVKQVFEQRQEAN
- a CDS encoding glucose 1-dehydrogenase, whose translation is MNISFENKVALVTGAASGMGLAAAKAFAEAGAAVVMADYREDVVKQQAEQLAAEGYNTLAVGCDVSDDDSVAAMVEKTVAEYGRLDVAFNNAGVMANIAPIAESNLAEWERVIGINLRGVWSCLHHELRQMEKQGSGAIVNNASVGALTGNPGIASYIASKHGVVGLTRTAALESIKKGIRVNAVNPGLIDTQVARDVVSGDEEAYTQFAASVPIGRAGRPEEVAAVVLWLCSSAASYIVGQAITVDGGMTVP